The DNA window CGCCTCACCTCCGTCaccctccgccccgccgcctccccctcacccgccgcggccgccgcgccgcggttCGCCTccttcgcccgcgccgcggcgcgcgggtTCCCCTCGctccgcctcgcgccgccgcgccgccgcggggacCTCGCCAGGCCCagggccgccgccgactccgcGGCGGAGGGCTACGCGACGGCGCTGTCCGAGGTGGCCTCGGAGAACGGCACCCTCGAGGCGACCGTCTCGGACctggagaagctggagaagatCTTCGCGGAGGAGTCCATCGCCGAGTTCTTCGACAACCCCACGGTGCCGCGCGACGAGAAGGGCCAGCTCATCGACGAGATCGCCAAGTCGTCGGAGCTCCAGCCGCACATCATCAACTTCCTCAACGTCGTGGTGGACAACGGCCGGGCGGGGCTCATGACGCAGATCGTGCGGGAGTTCGAGAACGCCTACAACACGCTCACCGGCACTGAGGTGGCCACCGTC is part of the Oryza brachyantha chromosome 2, ObraRS2, whole genome shotgun sequence genome and encodes:
- the LOC102702820 gene encoding ATP synthase delta chain, chloroplastic — its product is MATLRLTSVTLRPAASPSPAAAAAPRFASFARAAARGFPSLRLAPPRRRGDLARPRAAADSAAEGYATALSEVASENGTLEATVSDLEKLEKIFAEESIAEFFDNPTVPRDEKGQLIDEIAKSSELQPHIINFLNVVVDNGRAGLMTQIVREFENAYNTLTGTEVATVTSVVQLESQDLSQIAQQVQNLTGAKNVRIKTRIDPELIAGFTIQYGRDGSSLIDMSVRKQIEEIASEFEMPAVTLDA